The DNA segment ATGCAGATACGCTTTGCCAAGCCCATCTTTAATTTTTCTTATGGTGAGATGAAGCTGATCAGGATATAATAACTGTAGTTTCTGTACAATTTGTGCAGTTCCGTCCGGCGAGGAATCATCAACAATCAAAACCTGAAAACCTTCATTCAATGCGAAAACCGTAGAAATAATATTTTCAATATTTTCCTTTTCATTATAAGTTGGAATGATGACAAGTTTTTTCATCGAATAATTTAAGGTGCAAAGATAAACTTTTCCGTCGTTAATTTATTGTGCTATTTGATAACATCCGACCGTAGTTCTCCCGAAATTAAATCGCAATTCAAGTAATATGATTACTTTTGCAAAAATTATACTATTGGTTCGAATCGTTCAGCAAAATGATTGGGTAGTGTTTATCATCATCGGCTGTATTTTATTGTACATTTTCATGCTTTTATATTTGCAGCGGGATTCCTCGGTGAAGGTTTTTCTATCGCAAAAATTTGCGGATTCATCGAATAATTTTCTAAGTTGGATTATTATCAGCGCTGTTCTTTGCTTATTATTTGCAACCTTGATTTCTCCATCTATTCCCGTAGTCCCGCGTAAGATTGCAAACATTCATTTTTTTGGTTACGAACTTAATAAATTTGGGTTCAGTTTGCTCAGTTTAGGTGCTTTTTACGCTTTAAAAAGTGTGTTGTCTTATCTGTTATTTGCTGGCACAGGGGGTCTTAGAAGATGGTCTATGTTAAGGTTCGTAGCTTCTAAGTTTTATTTTGTATTGTCATTTTTACTCTTTCCATTGTGTATTTATCAATACTATTTTGTGGTAAATCCAGTAAGCTTATTTCAATACTTTCCAACAGGGGTTTTATTTATTCTAGTGTTTAAAATATTCGTGTATTTGATGACACCCATTAAAATTTTACCAGAGAAATGGTATTATAAAATTTTGTATCTTTGCACCCTTCAAATAGCGCCTATATTGCTATTGTGGCGAGTGTTATATTTTTGATAAATTATAAAATGAGAATTAAATCCATATTGGTTTCACAACCGTTACCCAGCGAGTCTTCTCCATATTTAGAGATGGCTAAGAAAGAGAAAATCAAAATTGATTTCAGACCATTTATTCATGTTGAAGGAGTAGATGCTAAAGAACTGCGTACGCAAAAAATTGACCTATCACAATATACAGGAATTATCTTTACGAGTAAAAATGCCATTGATCATTACTTTCGTTTAGCGGAGGAAATGCGTTTTGCAGTGCCCGATTCCATGCGTTATATCTGTCAGTCCGAAGCGATTGCAAACTATTTGCAAAAACATATTGTATACAGAAAGAGAAAAATTTCCTTCGGAGAGAAAACTTTTTCTGATTTAATTCCTTTGTTCAAGAAATTTCCTAACGAAAAATATCTGTTGCCAGCTTCAGATGATTTAAGTCCTGATATTAAAAAAACGCTTGATTCTTCTGGAA comes from the Chryseobacterium sp. SNU WT5 genome and includes:
- a CDS encoding uroporphyrinogen-III synthase: MRIKSILVSQPLPSESSPYLEMAKKEKIKIDFRPFIHVEGVDAKELRTQKIDLSQYTGIIFTSKNAIDHYFRLAEEMRFAVPDSMRYICQSEAIANYLQKHIVYRKRKISFGEKTFSDLIPLFKKFPNEKYLLPASDDLSPDIKKTLDSSGIDWINATMYRTVSSDLSDIKIGEYDMLVFFSRQGIKSLSENFTDFKQDKVKIAVFGATTEQAAKDAGWRVDVMAPTKESPSMTMAIEKFIRNSEK